One Lycium barbarum isolate Lr01 chromosome 5, ASM1917538v2, whole genome shotgun sequence genomic window carries:
- the LOC132641353 gene encoding polygalacturonase-1 non-catalytic subunit beta-like, producing MLTKILLPSCILLVLLSSLPSFNVVVAGDGENGNPFTPKGYLIRYWKKQVSNSLPKPWFLLNKASPLNAAQYATYTKLVADQNALTTQLQSF from the exons ATGCTCACTAAAATTCTTCTTCCTTCCTGCATCTTACTTGTTCTTTTGTCCTCATTACCATCTTTCAAT GTTGTTGTGGCTGGAGATGGAGAAAATGGGAACCCATTTACACCAAAAGGCTATCTAATTAGGTACTGGAAGAAACAAGTTTCAAACAGCTTACCAAAACCATGGTTCCTTCTCAACAAGGCATCTCCATTAAATGCTGCCCAATATGCAACTTACACAAAGCTTGTTGCAGATCAAAATGCACTCACCACACAACTTCAATCCTTTTGA